A segment of the Alistipes communis genome:
TCTACGCGGGATTATATAGACGGGATCATCGACAACATATCGAACGCCGTCCGGGACATTGTAAAGCGGGATTATATGCTGTTGCACGCAGGGATGCCCCAAAGCGACCTGTTCATGTGCTACATCGACCTGTTGAACGCCATTTGCAGTCGACACGACCTGTACACATCATTACCGGATGCAGAGGTGGTTCGGAAATGGAAAGCCAAATACATGGAGGTTTGGGAGTTTACCGTCGGCGAGTGCGATCCGGCAGAGGATTACCGGAGAGAAAGGGCTGTCGTATTGAACGAGAGTTTCGATAACCTGATCGCCCTTGCAAGTAAGAAAAATGAATCGACAAAACTATGAAAAATCAAAAACACGACGACAAAACGACAAGGGCGTATGCCGTCCTTGCCCAACTCAAAACTCAATACCGGGTAAGAATTTGCGAGCACGACCACACGGCGATAGTCGTATCGGGCATTACCGAAAAACAACTCTCCGCCCTATGCCGGAGGTTGCATTGCTCCGGTATGTATAACGACACGGGACGGTTCGGGATCATCACCAATTTCGGAGAATATAAATAACAATCGGGGCGGCGACAGCCGCCCCATAACACCGACCGCTATGAAAATCATCTACAAAGAGGGAACCCGCAAGACCCTCGCAGAATCTACCGGAGAAGTCCGTAGCGCAGTCGCCACAGCATTGGAACTCGTCGAGGGCAAGCACGGATTCAGAACGCCTTTCGAGATATGGCGCAACTGTGAATTAGTCATAACCATCGGACATAATATCTACACAACATCCGTCGAGATACGTCCCCCGGCTATGGCTTATATCAAACGCCGGAGTAATTGGCACAACCGATACGCTTACTATGCGGCCGGAGCATTTCGGGGAAATAACGACAACGCGGAAGTAGAACTTATTTAATGGAGAACAACAATGAAAACGACAGAGGTAAACAAGGAATTGATAGGCAGAAGGTGCGAGTGCATCAGCTTCGGCACAATGGTTACGGGAGTAATCGAGGACATAACCGTTACGAAATATACGGCGGAGGTAAAAGTGCGTTACGACGAGCCCCAGCGCTGGGGTAACGGAATTTTGCACAGCGGTTGGGCGCATGGGGACAAGGACGACGAATCCGGCTCTTTGAAATACCTGCGCCTGCTCCCCGAACCTGTCCGACCGGACTATGAAACACTTGTCGTAACTTTTGCCGAGCCTATCCGCACGCTGGAGCGCCGTATCTTCGACGATTCGCAGGCGTGGGGCGTATCGACCCTGAAGGAGTGGATCGACGGCTACGAAAGCACCCGCTTTACGCAAATCGGCGACCGCACGGCGGTCGTAACCTCCGAATACAACATGGTGAGCGTGCGCGAATGGCTCGCCCGGCATACCGAAATCGAAACCTGCAAAACGGCGTAACGATGGTACGGGAGAGAATCGACGACTGGATGCAGATGGCCAAAGACCTCGCCCATGCCGAACGGGAACTGCAAATAGAACATTGGGTATATATCACGTTCGAGTACCGCGAGGACGACCGTTCGCGGGTCGTCCTGCACAAAATAGACATGCCCCGCAGGATGTTCGACCGCTGGCAGTGGCTCGTCGAGTGGCGCAGGGCAAAATACGTCTGCCAATACCCCCGTAAGGGCGTGCAGGTCTATTATTGTTACTACGACAAGCGGACGGGACTGCAAACCGGGTTCGGCTCCCTGCTCTCGTGCGTGGCAGCGGCGAAAGCGCAGATTACGAAAATCGGGCGTAAAATGGAGGAATACGTTAGTTACATGAGCGGTAACGATCTGTTTTTCGACCCGACGACAGACGAAAAATTGCGCTGCGCCAAAAAGAAATTGGCGCAGAAAAGGGCAAAGTATGCCGAACTGTGCGCCCTGCTCCAAAGCGAGGTCGCCAAACACCGGGCCAATCCCGGTATCTACAAACTGTTCATCGGTTTTCGCAAGCTGGGTGAATTTACGGACATCCCGCAAGCCCGCAAATTCGCCGAAGAAAGCGGCGAAACAGGGACTTTCAACCTTATTGGCGATCGTTTTCGGGATAGTTGGTATCAGCCGAAACATATCGGAGAAGCCGGAAATTAAATCTTGAAATTCGGCGCAAACGAAAAATCGACGGTTTCAAACCGTCGATTTTTCGTTTGCGGAACGCCGCCCCGGCAGGAGTATCGGCATATTGGTCAGTAATTCTTATTGAGCCATATCCCGAAAAACTTGTCGTAAATGCGGTAAACGCCCTGCTCGTGCGTAACGAAATCCTTTTCGAGCAATCCTTTGAGCGCCGCCTGCACCGAACTCGGAGAAGGCAGACTGTATTTCTGAACGAACTCCCCGGAGGTAACGGCACGGGCAGCGCCTTCCTTGCTGATGGCGATAAGCAGCTCTTTCTGTCTTTCGGGCAGGCGGAACAATATCTCCTGATAGGTGTATTTGTAAGAGTCGAGAATATTGCCCAACGCTTCGGGGAGCATTTCTGCCCTGCATTCTCCTCTTTCCGGTGTGATACCGTACAGCATGTTGAGCATCTTCTGCACATACCATGTCACCCCGTCGAAACGGTCGTAAATGTCGGCGACGACACCTTGCCCGATTTTTCGGCCGCTATTTTCAAAATGCCTGCGGGCGAAGTTTTCGTACTCCGACAACCCGATACACTCCAGATACATCATCGACACGCTTTGGTAAAAGGGGCGCGAGGCGTTGGCGAACATATTGCCCATGACGTGCCGCTGGCTGCCCGCAAAGATAATTATTATAAAATAATAATCAAATGCAAATCCACCTCCGCCGTGTCGTACACCCGCCGTACAGCATGATAATCTACGGTTTCAGCCCGGTTTTCTTTTTAGAGTGTGTGGCCGGCTTTTTCGCTGCGTCGGGAACATGGCGCGGCGATAATACCGGTGAAACAACATCCAGACGGGAATTTTGTGATGTAAGTTCATCTGTTTTAATCACCCAGAATCCATCCCTTTTACCGTTCTTGCGTTCGAGAATACCGTCCCGCACAAGACGGACGGTTATGGTTTTGACCGTTCTTTCGGACTTGCCGATATGTGCAGCGATCTCTTTTTGCGTCGCACTCGGCCGCTCCCGCAGATAGTTCAGTACGGCTATCTCTTCCAAAGTGCAATTCAAAGTGTAAATATTGCACTTTGAAATGTTGTCATGAGGGACGGTTGCACTTTGAATATCGTGTGCCGGACGTTCCTGTACGAGCATCGTCCGGTTTTTCAGTTCATTTTGTTCGGATAAGATCAGGTTTCTGAAAAAGGCTTCTATATATTCCGTAGTGGCGTAAATACCTTTACTCAGGTTATTGTAGTTGGCCCGAACCAATGCGTTGCGAAAATACCACGAATGGTCGGCAAAACTGTCATTGCTGATGTCGAATCCGAATGTCCGCAGGAATTTGATCGTAAACACAGCGGTAGTCCGGGTATTGCCCTCGCCGAAAGCATGGATTTGCCAAATTCCGGAAATAAATTTGGCGATATGCGTTATCGCATCGTTGATGTTCAGGTCTTTGTAGCTGAATTTTTTCTCCTGCTCGAAATCATAATCGAGCGTTTCACGGATACTGCCGGCACTGGCATAGAGGACGGTTTCACCGTTCAACACCCACTCCTTTTTCGTGATATTGTAATCCCGAATTTTTCCGGCAAACTTATAGATGCCCTCGAAAAGCCTGCGGTGAATGGCCATATATTCGACCGGGGAGAAAGAGAATGTTTTTTCCGAGAGTATCTCGGCGATGCGTGCCGACACCTTATCGGCTTCTTCCGTCCTATCCGCTATATCGGCTCTGACCGTTTTGGCTTGATAGTAGCTGTCGATAAGCTGCTTGGCTTCTTCGATGGTAATGTCGCCTTCGATATGTTGACGTGCCGTTCGTATCAGGTACTCCGAC
Coding sequences within it:
- a CDS encoding DUF7258 domain-containing protein, whose product is MKTTEVNKELIGRRCECISFGTMVTGVIEDITVTKYTAEVKVRYDEPQRWGNGILHSGWAHGDKDDESGSLKYLRLLPEPVRPDYETLVVTFAEPIRTLERRIFDDSQAWGVSTLKEWIDGYESTRFTQIGDRTAVVTSEYNMVSVREWLARHTEIETCKTA
- a CDS encoding Fic family protein produces the protein MQDFEEYIRQGEPHKREKGYAWQTAIGLQAVDDLKPSEYLIRTARQHIEGDITIEEAKQLIDSYYQAKTVRADIADRTEEADKVSARIAEILSEKTFSFSPVEYMAIHRRLFEGIYKFAGKIRDYNITKKEWVLNGETVLYASAGSIRETLDYDFEQEKKFSYKDLNINDAITHIAKFISGIWQIHAFGEGNTRTTAVFTIKFLRTFGFDISNDSFADHSWYFRNALVRANYNNLSKGIYATTEYIEAFFRNLILSEQNELKNRTMLVQERPAHDIQSATVPHDNISKCNIYTLNCTLEEIAVLNYLRERPSATQKEIAAHIGKSERTVKTITVRLVRDGILERKNGKRDGFWVIKTDELTSQNSRLDVVSPVLSPRHVPDAAKKPATHSKKKTGLKP